CCATCGCTGTCGTCTCAGCATGGGCCACCAGCGGTCCAATCACTAAGCACGCCCCGCGGCAAACAGCGATGGCCATTCCCCGGACAGCGCCAGTCGCATCGCGAACCATATAGCCCTCTTGCATCTGGGAAAACAGCGTGTGAAGTAGTGCAGATCTCGGCGCACCAAAAGCTACCTCATCCATCCGAATCACTTCCGCCAGGTCCGCTTCCGTCATTTTGGACATCCCTGCGTGATTCGGCAGCGTATCGTCTGAATGTATGCTATCCTTCTGATAACGATACACCTGACCGACCGTTTGAAACCCTAGCGACGCATAGAGTGGAAATCCCTCCGATGTCGCCACCAACGTCACCGGCGTATCCGTCTTGGCCACCTCCGTGAGACACCGTTCGACCATACGCCTGCCCAGGCCTCGCCGCTGAAACGCGCGATCCACCATGACGACACCTAAAGAGGATAACGACGTGCCATATATATAAATACCAGCACTTGCGATAAGCCGGCCCTGTACGCGTTGACCGAACACCGTGCCCCCTGACGAAAGCAAAAGATGCGCTTGTTCGGGGTGAAAACGCCAACCGACAGCTTCAGCTAAAGCCTGTAGCGCAAGCGCATCCTCCGGATTCAGTATTTCAAATTGTGAATCGCGCGCCATCGGAACGCCCCCTCCTTATACCGTGCCAAAGCCACATGTGCCAGAAACAAAAACGCAACCCGATGGCTCGATACACAAGCAATCATTCGCATCCGATTACCCAACTAGTGGATCCCTGCGGGCATTTGCGTGAAATATCCCATACGGCGATAAATGAACGAGTCTTCCTTCGAAAAACCCAACCGCCTCCACATCGCTTCCGTTCCAGGTTCTGGACAACAAGCTAACCATCCGTGATACCCACAAGCCTGACTGTGGTCTATCGCGGCCTCGACAAGGCACTCCTGAATAGCGTGCATCGCGGGAAATCCAGTCTTTGTCACATTGTACCGTGGATGAACCACCAGGTGATCGATAAAAAAACATTTTTGTGTAGACAAGGTCGTACCGCAGACGATTCCTACGGCGCACTGCTCATAGAACGCGACTGCTACCTCCGGAAATGGCGCAAGCCGATGTTCGGCCGCCCACACATCAGAGAGAATACAGCCCAGATTGCAATCCACCACATCCCGTTCAGTCAGTGTCGCCCAACGACACGAGATGGCACATAGCTCTTTGCGCATGAAATGCTCGGAAAGCCAACGAACTTCGATAGCATCTTTATGAATCGCTGACGCATTCATCCCTATCTCCACCATTGACACCCCGTTGTTCCCACATGCTTTGAATTGTCCTTTACAGACGGCGAGATAACTCGTGCATCGCGCGCAGCCAATTTTCCCGCGTCGCTGACGCAGCCTTCTCTGCATCCCGCTGTTCGAGCGCCTTCAAGATGTTTTCATGTTCAGCAATCGATTCATGCGATAATAGCGAGTCCTCAAAGAACACGTACTTTAATCTGCGCGCGTGAAGTTGAAGCGTCGAAATGAACGACGAAATGTATGGATTGTTTGCGCGCTCGACAATCGCATTGTGAAATTCGTCGTCTAATTCCATGGCCTCGTAAGACGATTTGCGACGCAGTGCAGTTGCGAATTGTACATTGACTTCACGCAACCGTCCGATGAACTCCGCGGTCACCGAATCAACCACCAGCTCCGCTGCAAGCGATTGCAACGACGCCAAGGGAGGATAGATCTTTCGGATGTCCTCCTTCGAAGTGGCCGTGACTCTCGTGTCCCGCCCGCGGTGCATCTCGACGAAACCTTGCAATTCAAGTGTTTGCAGCGCTTCTCTCACAGGTGTCCGGCTCACGCCAAGCGCCTCGGCCAACTCACCGTCGCTCAACTTTTCACCGGGCTGGAGCGTACCGTCGACAATCCAACGTTGAATCTGCTGAAATGCGCGCTCTTTTGCAGAGATACGTTCAGGTCGTAAATAACCCTCCGGAATTGGCATGATGACTCCCCTTGTCGCTCTGTTGTATGTAATATATTACATTCATATATGAACGGCAAGCGGGATCGAATTAGATTGTTGTCGCATGCCGACACGGCGTGACGTCTATTTCTTGCGAAACACGTAGCCATCAAAGTGACCGCGCTCATTTTGATAGCTTGTGTATTCCAGCAGTTCCAATCTGTCATCCACACCGATGAACTCACGTTCACGATAGCAGTACTTTTCCGGAAAATTGCGCTCGACATGTTGCCGAAGATTAAAAGAGGTCATCAACAAGATACCCCCTTCGTTCAATACGTCCCCGATATCCCGAAACGTTTCCGGAGAAGGCTTGAAGTGCACGACAATGACGTTGTCAAACCTGCCCACGGCTCTCAATGCACCTTGTTCCAGTGATAGTTGATGCGCTTCGACGGTCAATCCCTGCGCCTGCGAGAAGTGCGCCAATCGCCGAAGCGCCTCGCGCGAAAAGTCAACGCCTGTCACAGTAAACCCGTGACGGGCGAGGTACAGCGCGTTTCTGCCATCCCCACAGGCCACGTCAAGGATTGTGCCCTCCTGAAGTTGATGGCGGCGCGCCACCAAAAAAGCATCCGGGGCAAACAACGTTTCTTCCCGGCGCCGATATTTCTCGTTCCACGATTCCTGTTCCGAATCCAGCTTCAATCCTCTGTCCCGCTCAGACATTACAATCCCACCTTGATTAATATGTACGAACTCGCACCCCAAGCGACGATTGCGATACCAAGTGCCCCCATAAAACTCGTACCTCGCCGCAAACATATCACGGTCACCACAAGCAAAATGGCCGTAGGCAAGAGACCACGCAACACACCGGTGAAGAAACGAGCAACATCTTCAGACGACTGATGTCCAAATACGAGCCAAAGTGCAGATAACAAACTAATGATGGGCAGCGCTGCAATCCATCCACCCAACGTCGGGAACTGCTTTGAGATTGTGGTCACCGCCGCGATAACCAGCGCCGAAATCAGCACTTTCACGAACGTCATCATCATTCTCGCACACCTCTCAAAGCTCGAAGCAACGTGGCAAGGCCCTGCTCAACCTGTTGGCATTCCGCTGATGACAAGCCTGACAGCGCGTTCGCGAGGCGTGCCACATCGAGCCCGGTGTGTTGCATCACCGTCTGTTGCCCCTTTGCAGTCAAACTCACTTGCACAATTCGCTCATCCACATGACTTCGCATTTTTTCGAGCAGACCTTTTTGAGCCAACCGCCGGACAATTTCCGATGCTGTATTCGACGCGCACCCTAAATGATCGGCGATTTGCTGAATCGTAACAGGCCCCGTCATTTGAATGAGTTGAAGCGCGCGTACGGCCTGGTGAGACAATTCCATCTCAAACGTCGGATGGCAGTGATAGTACACCGAGGAGAACGCCGAAGAAATCTGTTCAGCTAGGGATTGC
Above is a genomic segment from Alicyclobacillus acidoterrestris containing:
- a CDS encoding GNAT family N-acetyltransferase; its protein translation is MARDSQFEILNPEDALALQALAEAVGWRFHPEQAHLLLSSGGTVFGQRVQGRLIASAGIYIYGTSLSSLGVVMVDRAFQRRGLGRRMVERCLTEVAKTDTPVTLVATSEGFPLYASLGFQTVGQVYRYQKDSIHSDDTLPNHAGMSKMTEADLAEVIRMDEVAFGAPRSALLHTLFSQMQEGYMVRDATGAVRGMAIAVCRGACLVIGPLVAHAETTAMALVQRIAASFDGPVRLDVPSHQAAFVAQLASHGFRERMASPVMCLGRTNLPGQRDLLFAIADPAFG
- a CDS encoding GntR family transcriptional regulator, translating into MPIPEGYLRPERISAKERAFQQIQRWIVDGTLQPGEKLSDGELAEALGVSRTPVREALQTLELQGFVEMHRGRDTRVTATSKEDIRKIYPPLASLQSLAAELVVDSVTAEFIGRLREVNVQFATALRRKSSYEAMELDDEFHNAIVERANNPYISSFISTLQLHARRLKYVFFEDSLLSHESIAEHENILKALEQRDAEKAASATRENWLRAMHELSRRL
- a CDS encoding class I SAM-dependent methyltransferase, with protein sequence MSERDRGLKLDSEQESWNEKYRRREETLFAPDAFLVARRHQLQEGTILDVACGDGRNALYLARHGFTVTGVDFSREALRRLAHFSQAQGLTVEAHQLSLEQGALRAVGRFDNVIVVHFKPSPETFRDIGDVLNEGGILLMTSFNLRQHVERNFPEKYCYREREFIGVDDRLELLEYTSYQNERGHFDGYVFRKK
- a CDS encoding DUF3147 family protein, whose product is MMMTFVKVLISALVIAAVTTISKQFPTLGGWIAALPIISLLSALWLVFGHQSSEDVARFFTGVLRGLLPTAILLVVTVICLRRGTSFMGALGIAIVAWGASSYILIKVGL
- a CDS encoding MarR family winged helix-turn-helix transcriptional regulator, whose product is MTQPLQSLAEQISSAFSSVYYHCHPTFEMELSHQAVRALQLIQMTGPVTIQQIADHLGCASNTASEIVRRLAQKGLLEKMRSHVDERIVQVSLTAKGQQTVMQHTGLDVARLANALSGLSSAECQQVEQGLATLLRALRGVRE